A window of Populus trichocarpa isolate Nisqually-1 chromosome 17, P.trichocarpa_v4.1, whole genome shotgun sequence genomic DNA:
AGAACGCTACAGTTTGGTTGGCTTGTTATTCTGTAGCAACTATAACAACTTTCTTTCCAAGATTGCTGCTATTAAAAAGTCCTACAAGAGCAGCTGGACAGCTCTCGAGAGCTTCAGATACGTCTTCCACATACACAATCTTCCCTTCTCTAATGCAAGGCAACATGAAGTCTAGGAACTTGGGAAAGAGGTGATAGTAATCAGTGACAACAAATCCTTCCAAGCGAAGCCGCTTATAAATGATGTTCATCATGTTCTTTATGCCTTCAGGCTCATCCAGTGTGTATTGTGAAATCATTCCACAGTGAGCAATGCGGCCATTAAGTTTCATGTTGAGTAGTACAGCATCAAGCATTTTGCCCCCAACATTGTCAAAGCAAATGTCAATGCCTTCAGGAAAGTGCCTGCAATGAATCGATGCGAAAACAACAGCAAGAACTTGCGGATTGAGTTTTTTGAAGCTCACATTGGTCACTTCATAACTGTTGCAATAATCACACAGCTtggcatttcttttcttttatttctagttGACAATTTTGGTAGCCCAACCCCACAAATTTCTTTAGCAAGACAGATTGCATAGAGGGTTGATAACATGGTGAGTGGGTAGTTGGAGTAGGGCAGGCAGGTTTTTAATTGATTCTGCATCACACGAATATCTTTTAACGGGAGATCTTTCATTCAAAGTCAACCCTTTCAAGATTGGGATATATTTGATGGCCCAGTAGATTTGAAGTGCTGAAAGCTAAGTCTTGTTGCTTTGAGGTGTGATATACCTAATTTTTTGAAAGCTATCTCTGCAGGAATAAGATGGATGACCTTCTGCAATATGCCAAGAAGCATGCACAATCATATATATCAAACACAGATAAAGGCAAAACCTGACCTTTTCAATGTGTCATCcaagtttttctcttctttataaTTGAATGCCTCATCAAATCCCAGCTTGTTCTTCAGCAAATCAACCTTGTAAGAAATTAGAAACAAGAAACAGCAAATTGTTGAAACTGGGTCATCTTGAAtgcaaaacagaaagaaaactaGTCATGACAACAAATAATAAGATCAGGTTAAAGAAAAGCTGATGTTATGCTACAAATGGATGTTGTTAGCAGACGTGTTTAGGACTGCTGATGTGGACTCCTATTTCTTTTATGTTAGttatttcttttggtatccATGATTGTGATCATGGCGTAATCTTATGACCAtgattttagctttaaattGAATGCCTCAGCAGTAAATTAATATGATTCAGACTTAAGCTTCAATCTTCTATTTGTCTGTAGCAATactctgtttcttctttctttatccTAAAACAACAAGAGTCAAGAGATGTGCTCTTGATAGGATATGAGAAGTTGGAAATCACTATAAAAAATCCATGGAAAGTTCAGGCCAGCAGACCCGATGTTAATGTCATGCGTGTTTAACTCTGTAAATGTACGAATCAGGACTCAGCATgtaattttctagaaaaatgaAATACCTTTTCTTGACTTCCTGCACTACCAACCACATAGCAGCCCATCAATTTTGCTAGCTGCCCGACAAGCTGACCTATTGCACCAAATGCCGAAGAAATGAAAACAGTCTCTCCTTTCTTGGGAGCACAGAACTCATAAAAACCAACATAAGCTGTCAAACCAGGCATACCTATGGAGAAGACACAAAAACACCTTTAGTGCTCCAAAATCTTtcagcagtttgttgatcaaattcttgaaaactTACCAAGAACTCCCAAATAGTAAGATAAGGGTACATCTGAGTGTTGGATTTTAAAGAGAGTTTCAGGTTCTGTAATTAGACTGTACTCTTCCCATCCAGTTGTTCCCCAAACAAGATCACCCTTTTGGAAATCAGAGTGTCCAGATTCAAAAACTCTACCCACTCCATAACTGGCCATCAcctgcaaaaaaaatttctcagcAGAAAAGGGTCAGTCTGTTACTACAATCCTGGAAATTTGAGTCTGGCCGTCTGTATatgaaaggaagagaagaagggaAGATGTAAGACTTACAGAACCAGGGGAATAGGAAGAGAAGTAGCCAGGTTTTTCGATCTTCGTGGATCGAATATACTGGTAAGGATCAATGGAGAGGTAAAGAACCTTTACAAGAACTGCATTTGAACCTTGTGGTACTTTCAATTCTATACTTTCAGTTGTTAGATGAAGGTCTGATTCTTTTGGGAAACCTTTGATGTAGTCTTTGAGTATCAACTTCTTGTTTCTCACAACATTTCCAGCACCACCATCAGTCTCCATTGATAATAGCAACTCTAATCAAATCCTGCTAATCTATCTGGAAACTAATGAAAAGAGACTTGTCATGTATTGATATGAGCTGCGAAGCAGCCACATGTTTGTCATGAGTCATGACCTCATTAATTATTCaacaaaaacattagaaaaattcatcaattttatacTATTTagagttaaatatatttttaaaatacattcgAGGAGAAGTTATCATACTATTAAACTATGTATTGAGATTATTATAATGCATATGTCATTCTTCTAGATTGGAATAGTCGAGAATGATATgagagaaagaaacaagaaattcttgttttttatcaataaaaaaacaataagaatcaTTATCTAATATTTTCATCATGAAAACcataactaattttaaaatttggaaAAACAGACTGATTAAGTAGAGGATTGGAAGCCGCAAAACGTCTTTCTTGATATAAGCTGCGATTGTTTAtagccacaaaaaaaaaaaaacaaattacgtGGCAGAAACGGTAGAAGCGTGTGGGTTTGGTGCACCACCATTGACTTAgaatattttataatgaaaatctaatcgttaattttaaatcaatggcTTAGGATCTGTTAAATAAGATAGTTCTCTCGACTACTTTATACAAACTCTCcttgaattataattaaattgtttttaattgacaTCTTtgaataataaacaaatttgattttttttttagtttaacgtggtgTCCGGACCAACTTatatgcacctcgactaatctcacgagccctaaaattaacgaccatgtaagcctctagtaacTATGAGAAACTacatgactcgaacctgagactataAAGGGAATAAATCTCTTgatctcaagctcttaccaTTAAGCCCACCTAGATgattgtaaatttgatttttaaactaTGTGATGGTGCTTTCAATGacgttggttttttttacattccatttaattttattaaataatacacAAGTTGCACACAATTGcttatagaaataattaaaaaaaatacatgaaaaaatgaatataaaagaattaaaaaaccaaTCTCCAGCTATCAAAGTTGTGATAAAGACAAactactcctttttttttctggggACTTGAAAAAAACCTCAGGATcgatacaagaaaaaataatttatgttgtgTCAAgtgcaaattaattaatggttCTTAATGCAAAGCTTACTCATCTTGATTTGTATTCTTATGATCATATCCTCAAGTGCAGCATTGCCTTGCTTAGAAACCTTCCTAGTCGTCGTCACCTCCGCCGTCTCGATCTTTCATCTTTAGCTTTGACACTCTTCCTCTATAGCCGGCTAGCTCTGAAGTTTTGGCGAGAGGTCGCCCTCTTTATACTCATCTTTCCACCTCTGTCATGTCCACATGATCAGTACTTGAAGGTAAATGGAAGAGTCTTCAACCACGCTGTTAGCTTTACGATGCTTATctcatcacttttatttttactccCTTAGctggtttatttttatattttaaaaatatttttgaaaaaaaaattatttgttttaaattaattttattttatgttttcagatttttttgatgttttattgttaaaaatatttttttgatgtatttctgagaaaaaacactttgaaaagtaaccgctacCATAACGATCAACACTAGCCgatgttttttaaagaataattttttaaaaaaatttgaataatgtattgatgttaagaatacatttttaaaaataaaaaaattattttatgtattttcaagaaaaaaaacactttaaaaagtaatctcTACCACAACATTAAACACTATTTAAGTCTGTTTTATATCATGGTGGTTTTTATGGTTgcgattcaaaaatataatatttttaaaaatatttttaattataattttgaaaaaagtaatttagaaaatatctttaattaaaactatcctaataaagatttttatttgtataataaataaaaatacagcaTAATATTTTAGCTTGTCAATTATGCAGATTAGGAGGCAGTGCTTGTTTCTTGATGGCACGTACATTTCATtgttgatgaaattgtaaatataattgttttatgcaAAACCATCATTCCTTAACAACATAAATGCATATTCttgagaattaaaatatatataaaaaaagaagattatcaaagaaaaaaaagaaaaaaaaaaagaaggggtaTTCACTGAACACCTCCTGACAAGATAATATTAACGGGAAAAAGTGTTTTTTCCTTAgcgtttttctttctttttaattttattttctaatatatattttttcttaattttaattatattttttaacattaatttcatatttttttaatttagtttttatacggTTATCATAAACTCATTACTCGGACTACGAGTTTGATAAGTTGactcatgtttttatttttatttttctaattgattttttttctaacaatgagttgaatgagaattaaatttcataatttatttggatatgttttctatgagattattttcattttataactCGGGTTATGAGGTTAACATATTAACTCTAGTtgacttgatttgtttttttatccttttttaatcgattttgtttttaaaatctcatctttcaatactgtgttgattgagaattgaatttcataatttgttttctattgggttatcctaGTTTCATGATCAGGGTCAcgagtttaataggttaattcAAGTTGACTCGAGTAATTTTTgggatctttttttaattgattttttcttttagttccattcttcaaattatatttattggacattgaattttataatttattttcatttgttttctttggagTTATCATGATTTCATTACTTAGTATGTAAATTAGCAAGTTAAATATGATTGACCcgaatcaatccaatatgttgtcttttcaatgatttttaaaatatctcatcttaaatatttaatttgagtcaaattatgtttttaccggtaatttgggttgttttttaatccaagaaaaaaaccgagtcacaTCAGATTAATTTCCACACGATTTAAATCTATCAACATGtatattaataatgaaaatgaaaatgaaaatgaaggaCAAGATTATTCAAAGAGCTTACAATTCTTCGAACTAAATTTGTTTAGTACAATCATTTATTTGAGGATATCAATTATGTTGTCGAGATTTGATGAGAACATTAAAATTAGAACACTTATAAGAGGTAAATTCTCTGAATCTTACCTTGGTATATCAAATTGATATGAGGGTTagcaagttgtttttttatccagagatacaattaataaaataaacattagatatctattattaaatataaaggaaaagCATGGCTAGTGATCATAGATTTGGTGGTGAGGAGGTGATCAGCAAGAAGCGAGTGATTCTCAAGGACTATATGTGAGTGGCTTTCCAAAAGAATATTCAAACCCGTACGTACGTACGTGACGACAAGTAGCTAGCATCAAACTAGAAGCACCAGAAGAAGAAAGTGGAAAAGATGCTGTGGTGGCTTACAATCTCTGCTTGTCTTGTGATCCTTTCATGCGCGGAGGCATGCAGAAAGATCTACCACCTGCTAAACAACCTCATGTTTTGAGTTCCAGCCAGCGCTGGAACTTCAGTACCGATCTGTTGATCAGCAAGGTTCCTAagaatttggatttgttttcgAAGAAGAAAACAAGTAGCAAACGACAAGCACAAGCAACAGTAGCCAATATTTTCTCTACAAGTAAAGTAGTGAAGGTTGCCCAGGAGTGATCCGTCTCCCATTGCGTATCTTCTGGGCAATGCCATCTTGTGCCATAAGCAGCACTAGCTGTAAAACTAACAATATCCCTGTGTAGGAAAACAGTACAGATATATGGCCTCATTGCTAAGAGAGGAACAACGTGGTCTGTTGATAATTCAGAGATTCTCCTTAAGAAGAATCTGTTGTGTGAACAAACAGGATAAACATCTTTGATGCAGATTGCAgtatgaaaatattttgttggttaAACACGAAGGAAGGGGTACTGGACAAGCCCATCTTTATTAGTGGTAAGTCTCTATTTATTTGACAGGCCCATGTTCTCAAAATTTTGAGGCCATCCTCTCAAATCGATAATATTCAGctcacataaatttttttataattgtttcatttttttatcaagataaatttttttattgatatatatcttgtttatcttatcataaatactagttttatagcctgaataatttttttatttaaaaaaaaaacatcttatgattattaaaataagtaaacaaaaaaaatatcaaaatagtatgcttatattttatgtgtgattcaaagctaaaaaatccttaaatataataaatcatgTTCAAAACCTATgcataaaatttaagaataaaaaaacaatttgaatctaattttcaatgaaaaatgttttattagtattattaataGATTTTTGTATCCAAATAAACCTTTGGATCATTCTTTTCCTAAAATGCTgagatttttagttttatgttaTCCAAATTATGATTTAAACCATTGagatcattttaatttcttccttgGCTAAAATCTCTATTTGACCGAAATCTACCATCAAACTCTTTCCTTGGTTGTGTCTCGTATAAAAGATTTTGGTGTATACAAGACTTTCTTCCATCATCTTCCTCATTATCATTGGAGTTTTaagctatatttttatttggagaaAAAAGTGTTCATCTACAGTGGCGGAGCCATGTAGGGTCAAAAGAGagcaattgcccccttaatttttttttgtgaatattttttatattaaattattaatataatagtaTTGTGAGGGTTTTAGGGGTTGACACACGCAGAGACGCAAAGGAAATATTGTTGacttgtattttcatattataaataatatatataatatatgtctTATATTTAGGTTTCAGCACTCACTTCAGCTCATTTCTCATTCCCCCgaacattttccttttctttctttctcttccacTCATTATCTAAGagcttttctattatttttttagctgttgTTCCCTGCCCTTTTCCTTGTACAAATTTCTCTTCAAGTCCAATTAAGagataaatttcttttatttttttatttattttattatctaattttaattttattattttataattagttattgaaaatattaaggtttataataatttagaggTTTTGATATGTATAATGTTTTGAATCAATTAAAGGTGAATGGTAGACACCAGCAAGATTTTGAACAATAGAcattgatttgattgttttgaattaattaaaggtTATATAATTTCCGATTGAATTGGTTATAGTATGGAATTAAAATTTTCCACGAGATGAACAAGCAAACATTCCAATTGTTATCAGTGAGTAAAGATTGATATTTGtagaattaaaattcttttaactTGAGATTGGTCCTTTTTATGATGTTAATTTCTTTGTGCCTTCCTATAAAATAATCAGGATAGATgattaaataattcatattttatttgttttttttgtttttgttttcgtcaGACAATTTGTGTTTTGCTGGAGCCTGGAGAAGAATTAACACGTGCGTGCAAGCTTGATTTTAATCAGTGcaggttattttttcttaaaaaaggaaagaaaaaaactattttttttgtaaattttttcattttaaaagtatttttaaattaatttttgttttatatgagttAGTATATTTGTTTCGAATTGATTTCTAATGCATGtctatataatatagtatttgttagtaatttgtccccttatttaaaaaatttctggCTCTGCCATTGCTCATATAGTaaactttttaatcttttttctcttaCAGCTAGGAACATCATATTTACTAATCATTTCATGATGAGGACTTAAGCTTCTTGACTAGTTTGTTTTCCCCACACCTTCGTGGAAATTGCAGTAAAGGGCCATCCATTTCAATGCTGATTACTGGGATGGATTGTAGCAGAATGAATTTTTCCTCAAACAGTATTCTTAATGAATGGATTGGTCATCTCTTGAGCACTTCACCAAGAGATGTGAAGCGGTTGATGATTTCGAGATCCAGATGCAGCCTGCAATTTGCCCTGCTACTTCTCAAGACTAATCTGTTGGCAGCAGAAACAGGACCGCAGTTAGCAAATCTATATTTTCCTGTTTCTATCATGTTCATTTGCTGCTGTTTTTCTATCTACAAAAACTTGCCCTTCTTTCGATTCATATCCTTAGTGTTGCCGGCATGGGATACAGTTCTTTATacgataaataaaagaaaacattttataattattaaaacaagTTAATAAATTTGTGGACTTTTTCTTTGTGGACTAACAAATCAATGCATCTTTTATTCGTGGGCtcaataaagaaatgaaaaataaaggttatgaatattttaattgatttttaagaatttaattccTAAATCAGTGATAaggaattaaatttaatgactTTGCACACGATCTTTTATCTCAAGAGCATCTTTGTTCATGGAATATTCAGCTAAAAGTAATACACAAAACTcccattaatttaatgtttgcTAAGCTTGCTTGtcgtcaataaataaaaaacaaattgagtggaaaatcatcttcctcatcatcattatcattagaGCCTTAAGCTACATttcatctagaaaaaaaaaatactcatctaATAGACCttttaatcttctttttcttgtgactaaaaatatcatgtctATTAATCATCTctttacttaatttatttatctttctcATCAAAGCCTCTATTATTACCTCCAACTTATCTTATCTTTTTACAAGATCTTTTATAAATCCATAAGATCGATAtataacctaatattaaaaaaataaaataattataaagtacAATTCTCAAAACAGAAGGATGAAATtagcctaaaaaaacaaaaaaaaaagactaggaTGGTGAAGggtgaaatttttaaaaaaaaacactattacaATGAATAGTGCTTTGTGGGTGTGGCTAAATaagtgttttgttaataaaatgaGCTATATATTTCATGATTTAGAGTAATCATTTAGGGATCTAATTCTAAGAACCTTTTTATTGTAAGGGCTAAACTATAGATTTAATaagaaacaacaataaaagaaaatcaaataaagaccaatttgtaaatgaaaataaaatatagaagatacaataattttaaaagaaattacaagactaaaatgaaaccttattttttaagaaattttacaagaactaaaatcaattttatatcacttttttttgttgttaatgccattgaaattatattttttaaaaatttaaaatttatttttttaaagaaataattatttttttagattattttgacgtggtaatgttaaaaataattttttttaaataaaaaaatattattttaattcatttaaaaaaaaaaacactttaaacagTGATACTTCAAAACAccctataataaataaattatatcttacgCGGTTTCCGAATCACTAATTCCAACTAATCCTTGTTGAAATACTACTAAGTTAACTTAGACTGGACTTGTCCACTGGGACAAGGAAGACTTTGGAACTGTGGACGCGGTACGTAGTTAATAGTCAGTCAGATGTATCCTTGTCATTTGCTGCTATCTTCCAAACTTGCTCTTCTTTCGATTCATATCCTAgaagaaaacattttatataattattaaaacaaatcaataaatttgtGGACTAACAAATCAATGCATCTTTTATTCGTGGACtcaataaagaaatgaaaaataaaggttatgattattttacttgatttttaagaatttaattcctaaatcattgataaaaagttaaatttaatgACTTTGCACACGATCTTCTATCTCAAGAGCATATTTGTTTATGGAATATTCAGCTAAAATTAATACACAAAACTCCCATTTAATGTTTGCTAAGCTTGCTTGtcgtcaataaataaataaaaaatattgagtgcAAAATCATTTTagtgtaataaatatttatcatgAATGAGATTTTCTCACCCTAACATGTTTTccctaaatttaaataattaaagttcttattaatacttattttaattatcatcatcaaattaaataaaaataaattttcagaatATAAATGTGAAAACCGACAgggtttttactttaaattatatgaaaacaaTCATTAAAAGGAGTTGATATTGAAGTTGATGAAATTctccttctttgtttttctctctttttagtttaaactttgaaatcacaataatttttttattaaatatactaaatattattaaaattactcGGATTAGAgatttaatctcaattaacaTTTAAGTTGATTGACGTGCAAAtacttctattaaaaaaaacacaaaaagaaaagaagaaaaataattgacaaAAACTTATAAATCAGGACTTAACCTTTTTCGTGGAAATTGGAGTCCTATAGGGCCATATTCCATTCTCTCTTTAATTACGCGACCCATAAACTTGGAATTTGATGCAGGAAGACTTGGCTTCTTGAATTGAAGAAATAGACTAACAAGTCAATGCATCTTTTCCCTGTGGGTCCATACCAATCACTTTTAGATAAATCTTGAATTAAATACAGGGAACAAATAAGATGTTTCTATAACTACAGGGACTAATATGAGTTTCTGCCACCTTCGACTTCTACGCTCCACATCCATGAATACTACCCAAAACAAGTTTTTAAGCATACTTTATCAATACACTCCTGgagcttattttttattcacttaAGTCCTGGAAGCTAAGTTTTCACAGCGGAGTTACCCTTATTTTAAAAAGCGATGTTCCTTAAAATGGAAGAGATTAATCTAATATAAGAATTAATGGCAATCAAAACTTCCTAACTTTCaacaattgaaattaattacaaaataaaatattgaggttTCAATGTAAAAAGCTTATAATTGAAGGGCTGTGTGTATAATAAGTATGTGTTTAATATTGTGGTTAaaattgtaatgtttttttaaaatattttttgcttgaaactatattaaaataagtttttttatttttttaaaattaatacatcaaaactattaaaaaatactaaaaatatattaaattgatttttttaagtcaaatatacttttaaaatgtacaaaaacaaaagatttaatCTCAGCTAATATTTAAGTTGACTGACGTGCAAAtacttttattgaaaaaaaaaaaaaagaagaggaaattgAAAGAAGTTGAAAATGAGGACTTAAGCTTCTTGACTAGTTTGTTTTCCCCACACTTTCGTGGAAATTGCAGTAAAGGGCCATCCATTTCAATGCAGAACAAGTAGCTCAAGAATAAATGCTCTCTTTGGAGATTTCAGAAACAAAAAgagatttcaattcaaatttcctTTTGAGTAGGTATTTATGATTCTTATTTCTCATTTTTGGTCATTCCAACCATTCCATTGTAGTCTTACTCTGATGAACTCTCAAATCCAAATggctaatttattttgaatgatcTCCTCTTGTTCTCTTTTTATCTAACAAAATGCTGTAGAAAATTAAGAGCTTCTAGACTTTATTGTTAGCTTAAACTTTGAATGATCTCTTGTTATTTGCTGCTGTTTGTTGTATATCTACAAAATGGCTGTGGGTGGTGCAAAACTTGCTCTTCTTTCGATTCATATCCTCAGTGTTGCCGGCAATGGATACAGTTCTTTACAAGAGAACAACTACGGGAGTGATGATCATGAACATCGGAAAAAGTTGATATCTTCACTCAAAAGTGGGTTTTTAATAGGTTATGTCTTCTCTTCGGTTTCCATTATAACTATTTTCATGTCCTATTGTGTGCCTTGGGCTCGTCTCAACAAGAGGAAAGGGAATGGGGTGATGATTAAGCAACCAATG
This region includes:
- the LOC18109598 gene encoding 2-alkenal reductase (NADP(+)-dependent) isoform X1 produces the protein METDGGAGNVVRNKKLILKDYIKGFPKESDLHLTTESIELKVPQGSNAVLVKVLYLSIDPYQYIRSTKIEKPGYFSSYSPGSVMASYGVGRVFESGHSDFQKGDLVWGTTGWEEYSLITEPETLFKIQHSDVPLSYYLGVLGMPGLTAYVGFYEFCAPKKGETVFISSAFGAIGQLVGQLAKLMGCYVVGSAGSQEKVDLLKNKLGFDEAFNYKEEKNLDDTLKRHFPEGIDICFDNVGGKMLDAVLLNMKLNGRIAHCGMISQYTLDEPEGIKNMMNIIYKRLRLEGFVVTDYYHLFPKFLDFMLPCIREGKIVYVEDVSEALESCPAALVGLFNSSNLGKKVVIVATE
- the LOC18109598 gene encoding 2-alkenal reductase (NADP(+)-dependent) isoform X2, which translates into the protein METDGGAGNVVRNKKLMLKDYIKGSPKESDLHLTTESIELKVPQGSNAVLVKVLYLSIDPYQYIRSTKIEKPGYFSSYSPGSVMASYGVGRVFESGHSDFQKGDLVWGTTGWEEYSLITEPETLFKIQHSDVPLSYYLGVLGMPGLTAYVGFYEFCAPKKGETVFISSAFGAIGQLVGQLAKLMGCYVVGSAGSQEKVDLLKNKLGFDEAFNYKEEKNLDDTLKRHFPEGIDICFDNVGGKMLDAVLLNMKLNGRIAHCGMISQYTLDEPEGIKNMMNIIYKRLRLEGFVVTDYYHLFPKFLDFMLPCIREGKIVYVEDVSEALESCPAALVGLFNSSNLGKKVVIVATE